The Salvelinus alpinus chromosome 28, SLU_Salpinus.1, whole genome shotgun sequence genome includes a window with the following:
- the LOC139557614 gene encoding caspase-9-like: MEERHKRILQRNRVNLVRDLNPSHMYHGLLSKGIFTQDMIDEIKSSGIRQDQARQLVRDLESRGSLAFPALIECLHETGQHSLAELLLDGEPQNQPLPQPVHVRPVVRPLPVSPEREFGNPRATGRVRRDSIQSYKMDANPCGHCLIINNVDFEPKSELSKRTGSNIDCEKLERRFKSLNFIVLVKRNLKQKQIKQELSALSKKDHSQYDCCVVIMLSHGTEVCNNRFPGAVHGVDGPNVPVQHITNYLNGQNCLSLQGKPKIFFIQACGGGERDTGFEVSPDEARPCIGGTGDQTDAMPMSSSSDSLSTQSDEPDAKATLPTPSDILVSYSTFPGYVSWRDTQAGSWYVETLDNILEENATTDDLVTMLMMVNHAVSENTANGLYKQMPGSFNFLRKLLYFQALPCQRPILS, encoded by the exons ATGGAGGAAAGACACAAAAGGATTCTCCAACGCAATAGGGTCAATCTCGTGAGAGACCTGAACCCGTCACATATGTATCATGGACTTCTGTCAAAAGGAATCTTTACTCAAGACATGATTGACGAGATAAAG AGCTCAGGGATCAGACAAGATCAGGCCAGGCAGTTGGTTCGAGACCTGGAGTCCCGCGGGAGTCTGGCGTTCCCAGCTTTAATAGAGTGTCTTCATGAGACAGGGCAGCATAGTTTAGCAGAGCTCCTACTGGATGGAGAACCACAGAACCAGCCTCTACCTCAGCCTGTCCATGTCCGGCCAGTCGTTAGGCCTTTACCAGTTT CCCCTGAAAGGGAGTTTGGAAAtcccagggcaacaggaagagtTAGACGTGACAGTATTCAG AGTTATAAGATGGATGCCAACCCCTGTGGACACTGCCTGATCATAAACAATGTCGATTTTGAGCCTAAGTCGGAGCTGAGTAAGCGCACAGGGTCCAACATAGACTGTGAAAAACTGGAAAGAAGATTCAAATCTCTGAACTTTATTGTTCTTGTCAAAAGAAACCTGAAACAAAAG CAAATAAAGCAGGAGCTTTCGGCTTTGTCCAAGAAGGATCATTCACAGTATGACTGCTGTGTGGTGATCATGTTATCACATGGGACGGAG GTGTGTAACAATCGCTTCCCCGGTGCAGTGCATGGAGTGGATGGGCCCAATGTCCCAGTTCAGCACATTACAAACTACCTGAACGGTCAGAACTGTCTTTCCCTACAGGGCAAGCCAAAGATCTTCTTCATCCAGGCCTGTGGGGGAG GTGAGAGAGACACAGGCTTTGAGGTGTCTCCTGACGAGGCGAGGCCTTGTATTGGAGGAACAGGTGACCAGACAGACGCAATGCCCATGTCCTCCAGCAGTGACTCTCTGAGCACTCAGTCTGATGAGCCAGATGCAAAGGCCACACTACCCACACCCAGCGACATACTGGTGTCCTACTCCAccttcccag GTTACgtctcctggagagatacccagGCTGGCTCCTGGTATGTAGAGACACTGGATAACATCTTAGAAGAGAATGCTACCACCGATGACCTGGTCACCATGTTAATGATG GTAAACCATGCAGTTTCAGAAAACACGGCCAACGGCCTCTACAAACAGATGCCTGGTTCCTTTAACTTTCTACGCAAACTTCTCTACTTCCAAGCCCTGCCCTGCCAGAGACCAATCCTATCATGA